A stretch of DNA from Halorubrum sp. BOL3-1:
GGCGACGCGGACGGCGCGGAGGGGTCGTCGTTCACGGACTTCGCTCGTCTGAGCCGGCTTCGTCGGTCGCCCACCGATCCGGCGCCTCCGGGCGTTGCGGATACGACTCCCGGCCACCGGTCGATTTCTGTGCGAGCAGTCGGGCCGTCGCCCGCCGTCGGCCGTCCGGTCGCTCCGTCGTCGTCTCGTCGTAGTAGCGCACGCTCAGCCCCAGTCCCGAGCGGAGCAGTTCGTTCGCGGCGTAGCGGTACCGATCGCCGCTCGGCCCGGACGACGCGTCCGGCGACCGGAGGTGTCCCTCGACGAAGAGGTACCCGTCCGGCGCGAGCGACTCGACGAGGTCGGAGAACCGGTCGAGCGTGTGGAAGTAGCTCATCGCGATCACGTCGTAGGTCTCCGCCGGGAACTCGTACGTCGAGACGTCGGCCCGGACCGTCTCGATCCGGTCTCCGATCCCCCGTTCCGCGGCGCGTTCGCGGACGATGTCGAGTCCATCCGCCGAGGCGTCGAGCGCGTCGACGTCGTAGCCGCGGTCCGCGAGGAACACCGCGTTACGGCCGGTTCCGGCGGCGACGTCGAGCGCGCGGCCGTCGGGCAGCGACGGCTCGTAGGCGCGAAGCACGGGGGACGGCTCCGGCGCGCGCGGGTACTCGCTCGACGCGAAGCGCTCGTCCCAGTCGGTGTCTGTCACGGTCGGCCTTCGACGCGGCGGGGCGTAAACCTCAGGGGTGCGTCGCTCGGATCGGGGACATGGACCAGACGGAACCCCCCGCAGAGCGCCTGAACGCGCTCCTCGACGACCGCGACGAGACGCTCGCGACTGCGGAGTCGCTCACGGGCGGACTCGTCGGTTCGCGGGTGACCGACGTGCCGGGCGCGAGCGCCTACTTCGACCGCGGGTTCGTGACGTACACCTACGACGCGAAGCGCGAACTGCTCGGCGTCTCCCGCGAGTCGCTCGACGCCCACGGCGCCGTGAGCGAGCCGGTGGTCCGCGAGATGGCGGCCGGCGCGCGCGACCGAGCCGACACAGACTGGGCGGTCGCGACGACCGGTATCGCGGGACCGACCGGCGGGACCGACGAGAAACCGGTCGGACTGGTGTGCTTCGGGGTCGCGCACGCCGCGCCGTGGGGCACCGAGGAGTCGTTCGCTCGGACGGAGCGCGCCGTGCTCGACGGCGACCGCGACGCGGTGAAGCGAGGTGCGGCCGAGACCGCGCTTGACGCCCTCGTTCGAGCGATCGAAGACGTCGTCGACGCGACGGACTGACCGCGGTCGGGAGACGCCCCCGTGCCCTCACGTACGAGTGTTTATCGAACTCCTCCGTGTAACGCCGCCATGATCGAACGCGTCCTAGCGGCGATGGACGGCTCGAACCTCGCGGAGTAGCCGCTGCGGTACGCGCTCGACGCACACGACGACGCGGAGCTGACCGTGATCCACGTCGTCGTCGGGGCGTCGCCGATGGTGGGTGAGGCGACCGGACTCGTCTTGTCCGACGGCGACGACGACGGCGTTCGCGAGGTGACCGGACCCGTGTTCGAGCGGGCACGGGAGATCGCCGCCGAACACGACACGACCGTCGAGACGCTCATCGCGGTCGGCCGGCCCGCCCGCAGTATCATCGACCACGTCGAGGGGTTCGACACGGTCGTCTTGGGCACGCACAACGGTTCGCTCGCCGACCGCCTGCTCGTCGGTAACGTCGCGAAGACGGTGTTCCAGAAGTCGCCGGTTCCGGTCACGGTCGTGCGCTGAGCCGCCGGTCGCGATCGACTGAGGTACCGACGCCGACGCCGGTCACTCAATGTACGCGTTACCGACGACCGCGACGAGCAGCGCCGCGAGGACGACCCACGTGAGGGGTTCGACCGCGAGGAGCCGGATCGGCCGGGCTACCGACTCGTCGAAGCCGAACAGGTAGCCGCCGGCGAGACCGACCGCGAGGACGAGCGCGCCGACGATTCCGGCCACACCGAGCAGCGCGGCGTCCGACGAGTCCATACCTGCCGTTGGGTTTTACAGGCACTTAAAAACGCCCGCGGAAACGGCAGAAGAGCGGATCAGAGCCAGGGCAGAGACACAATCGCAAGGTTCAAAGTCCAACTTATTAAAGATAGGGCATCCCCAATATGCCAGATATCAGAAAGCAAATCAGAAATCTGCGGGACAGAATCGAGGAGTCTAGTGACATCAAAAAAGAAGATAAAGAGATCTTGCTCGCGTTCAGTGACCGGATCGACCTCCTGAAATCGGAATATACTGACCACCGACACAACAAACTCCTGCGCCACTGTACCATCATGGCGGAGAAGGTCGGTGGTCTCGCTGACGCGTTCGAGGACCGATCCGCCGCGGAGGACATCGTCCGTTGGATCAACCGAACCTACGACAACGAGAACACGAACAGCGACTACCGGACCGCACTCCGTGTCCTCGGTAAGCGGGTCTACGAGGGTGACGGATATCCGCCCGGGATCGGATGGATCCCGTCCGGTACCTCGAACAGCTACAACCCAGTTCCGGACCCGTCGAATATGCTTGACTGGAAGGAAGATGTCCTGTCGATGATCGAGGAGACGATGAATACCCGTGACGCCGCTCTCATCGCGATGGCGTTCGACTCGGGAGCGCGGAGCGGCGAACTCCACGATCTCAAGGTCGGGGATGTAAGTGACCACGAGCACGGGCTCATGATCCGTGTTGACGGCAAGACCGGACAGCGGTCGGTCTCTCTCGTACCGAGTGTTCCGTACGTCCAGCGGTGGATGAACGACCATCCCGCTCCTGACGACCCGAGCGCTCCTTTGTGGTCGAAACTTTCGAAGCCCGAAGAGATCAGCTATCGGCAGTTCAAGAATTGCTTCAAGGCTCCCGCCGAGCGAGCGGGAGTCAAGAAGCCAGTCACTCCGACCAATTTCCGAAAGTCGAACGCGACCTACCTTGCCCGTCAGGGGATGAGTCAAGCGCGTATCGAGGACCGACAGGGACGGAAACGGGGAAGCGACGCGACCGCTCACTACATCGCCCGTTTCGGCGGAGAGGCCGATTCCGAATACGCCCGGATACACGGCTTGGAAGTCGATGATGAGGAACCCGAACCCATCGGACCAGTCGAGTGTCCACGGTGTCACGAACGGACTCCCCGAGAGCATTCGACGTGTGTCTGGTGTAACCAACCGCTCGAATACGGGGCCCTCGGATCGATCGAAGAGGAAGAGCGAGAGGTTCGTGAAGCCGTCTTCAGCTTCGTCAAAGAGAACAGCGACCTCCTTGACGACCTCGAACAGTCTCGGGCGTTCTCGGAGCTCGTCGAGGACAATCCCGAGCTTGCCGAAGACGCTCGTGAGTTCGCGGAGGCGCTCTCGGAGGAATAGCGGCCGGACAATACCTCTCAATTGTCGAGTGTGAATCGGCAAAGTGGCTTGCTTCACAGTGGTGTAGTGCTAACGCGAAAACGACCCGTTATCGGACTTCTCTGCGGATCTCGTCCAACTGCGCCTGAACCTCGTCTATAGCTTCAACGGAGCCGCTGTTGGCGAGCAGCGCAAGTGCGTAGGCTCTCGCTTCCTCGTCTCCGTGGGCGAGAACCCGAGACAGGAACTCGGAATTACGGTCCGCGTACTTACCCACTTCCGAGATGGGTTCTTGACTACTCATTGGTTCCCTCCCATTCGGTGGGCCGATTCGTGCGTGATTCGTTGGCTAGAGCAGGGGCTGATCGCTTCTATGAACATTTGTTGAGTTCCTCGTGATGTCGGTTACGGCGTCAAATCGTGCTCGACTCGAAGAAGGGTGTTAGCACTGACTGTCAACGCGGAAGCCAGCAGTCTTCGATTTCCTTCAAGAGCCGATGTGCGATTCACACACGGTACGAGGGACTGGGGGTAAAAATAGATTAGAGAGACCAGATAGTTGCGAGACCGAAGAATAGTTTGCTCATCCCAGATAGGGGATCGTATGGAACCTTCAGAAGATGTCGTGGCAAACATCCGCGATTCGTGGGAGCGTGAAAATGATGCGTTTGGGCGAGTCTACGAAACGATTCTCAGCATCTCCGAGCTCACAACTCATCATGAAATTTCAGAAATCGCAATGTGTGCCCCCAATACCGCTAAAAAGCATCTAAAACGTCTGAACCAGATGGGAATTGTCGAATGCCAAAGTTCGCATAATTCTCTTAAATTCCGTCGGAACGATGCCTACCTGGAGTGGCGGGAGATAACTCAAATTGCTGAAGAGCAATCGGCCCAAGACCTCATTGAACGAGTTCGTGAATTGGAAGCGGAAGAATCTGAACTCCAAGAAGAGTTTGGCGTCGAAGGGCCGGACACCTCCTCGGTGTACATGTCAAACAGCGGCCGGCCGACACATGAACTGATGCGAGCAATCGGTACTTGGAATAGCATTCGGCGGGACATCCGTCTCTACGAGGCAGCGCGCCAACTCCAGCAGAACAATGGACGCTTGATTTCGGCATTCGTTAATTTCCCCTCAGATGGCAATGTGTCGCCTGATTCGCAATGACTACTAATCGTGTCCCGAGCATAAGCAGGTGGGATACACATCCGGATAGAGAATCCTTGCGGGTGATTCATCGATTTCTGGACCATCATAAGGAGACTGGCGGTGTTAGCTTAGAACCTCACAAAAGCCATCCACGGCTAGTGCGTGCTACCGTTTCTAAGGGGGATTCGTCGAGAGTACTCGATACTCAATGGTATGAATCAGGTGATTTCATTATCACGTATTGGACAACCCAAGCAGACAGCACCTTACCATTCCTACGGTGGACAAATTCTCCTGACGCGCAAGAAATTATAGTCTCACATCACGGATCAGACGATGTACGGACGTTAATGCCGCCATCTTATCACATACGTGAGAACCGATTCCATCCTCTACAAGTCATTCCTCTTGTGCTTGCTACTATTCAAGAAGAGTGACTCATCTCTGACTTTTTGGCTCTATTGAAATCCTATCCCTCAGACATATTCTCGCATGAAACAACCGGTTGATGGGAATTGCTTCTATATGTGACATACATGCGCTTTCTCCCCACCGCGATTTTCTATACAGCCCCGTCTACATTGGCTACATGGAAGCCAATCAGTCGAAACTGGTAGGTAGGAACCCAGCTGTGGAATCCGGTTGTAGTCGGGGACTGTGAGAACGTGATCGAGGGGACAGACGTAAGCACATGAATCCTTACGAGTGTTAGGATACGCAACAAGAACTATTCATCAAACAGCTATACTGACAGATATGATCGCACAAAGTGTCGGAGAGCAGTTCTATACGCTTATGTCGGAGTGGATTATGTTGGTTATCATAGTCGGAGTAATTGCGGCGATTATTGGAATAGTTCTCCGGTTCAAAGGCTAATCTCGATCATATTGGTCGCGTATTTGGGTCCTCACAAGCGGTGCTGATTGCGTAACCGGCCACGGCGGGTATGGGACTATTCATTTTGATTCGTGGTTCAATCGGCTAGGCAAACGACTCTAGTACCCTAGACAGAGCTTTAACGGCTTCCTGTGGATGTACTAGTAATCAGTTTAATGTTCGAAGTATTAAATATATCACAAGAGCAGCTACCCCGAGAGGAAGAAACAATACAGTTAAAATACCAATTCCTCCACCCCATAAAAACGGCTGACTGCTCCCACGTTTCTTCGCATCTTTGTATACCCAGTTGGAAACAAGAAAAGTGACAACTAACCCGACAAGGAGGATGAGTATTAGAAACCCAGGACCTAGGGGCACTCCACCAAATAGTATCATAGAATAGTCTTAAATATCACATATATAAAATTCTAACTAATTTATACTGATATAAGCCAGTTTGCGGTAAAGTATTCTCTACCGAAGAGGTATCAGTCTATTATCGAAGATGGCTCCACCGAGGTGCCGAACGGTTATTGATCGGTGTCGCTCACTCTGCCGACTATGTTGAGCAATTTGTGACTCCCTGATTAGAGAGAACTGGGCTTCATAGTTGATGCTGGAAAAAGTGAGTTAGGAACGTTCCGGACCTTCCGGGAGAATTGGGTGGGGCTGGCCTGTGGTCGCTAATAAAACGAATACCGGAGGCCTGTCACCAGAACGGGGATTTCGGACCGAGTAGGAGCCCTCAAGAAGAAAATTCAACAGTTTTGTCGGATCGGAACTGTCGAAATCAGTCTCTGAACAAGGTGAGGTAGTTCGTGCTGGTCCCCCTAACCCCGGCCGGGGGGAATAATATTTCCAGGAGATAATTGTACATGGTTATCGGAATAGATGGGGAATATCTTCCCCTACAGCTTCCCTTGATGGCCCTATTCTAGGGCGATGGAAGAGCGGGAGACACGATTTTCTACAACTGGTCGTGACATCCCCCGATCTTTCCACGCTCAAGACTGTTTCTAGGGAGCATATATCCCCACAAGGTTGATTCTTGTACGTCTCGAATACACCCGTTTCGCCGGGCGAAAAAGGCTATTCTCTCCTACAGAACAAGTCTCTCGGTGACTCTTCATTAGAACCCAACAGAATACGCCCTCCGCCGGATCAATTCGCCCCGATAGGGAGGAGAGTTCCCTAGCTGAATCGCCGACTGCGGTACCCGATACATAAATCCGAATTTCGTCGTTTTGCCGGGAAAATTTCTTGATTCTTCGGAGAGACTTGATTTTGCTTCTGCCGAGATATCTTCCCCAGTGGATCCCTTGATCTCCCCAGCTAGTTTTTCCTGACTCCCGTGGCCGACCCCTACTTATCTCCGAACACCTCCTGGTTACTCCCGACAGAGGCACTCGTGTGACACATGAGTCATATCGATGAGGTGTCGGTGAACATCGTCGGCCAACCGGTACATTGCCTCGGCCTGTTCCTTCGTCGCGATCCCCAGTCTGTAATAGGTCTTCGTTCGGTTCCGGTTCCATAGCTCGGCAAGTTCGTCCCCGAAGGTGCCATCGTAGAGGCCAATCTCGGCACCACGTTGGTAGAGCCGTCGGTGACTACTGATCACCTCTGCGGGGGACATCGCCCCGTCGTGGATCAACCGGAACTGGATCGTACGCTCGATGGCGACGAACGCCGACTCGATCACGACCGTGTAGTACCCCTGTTCGAGGGGATTCGATCCGACTTCCAACAGCCGACAGGCGCGGCGAAGTTAGACTAGCTCTGCGTCGTCAACGTCTAATCCCTCCTCAATTGTTCCGGGGCTACCCTCGAAGGTCCGCTCAGCCTCCACCAGTTGATCACGAATATCGTCATTCATCGGCGTACACCTCAGTCCGGAGCTCGGAGAGTTGGTCGGAGCCGACCAACGTGAGCCCATCGTTGAACTGGGGGCGGAGTTGGTCACCAATCCGTTGGACGCTATCTGTTGATTCAACGAGCGGCTGGTACGTGTATCGATTCTCCTCGAATCGTTGGTCTTCGAGGTCACTGACGACCGACTGAACAGTCCGACGGGCTGTTGTCCTATCTTTGTCGACAATTACCAATAGATCGATGTCGCTGGTCCTATCTGCCTCCCCCCGAGCCACGCTACCAAATAGGACGACACCAACTAATGCGTCCAACTCTTCTTGTGCTCGTTGTAGAAATGCTTGAACTGGCTTGTGAAACTCACTCTGCGGGATTGAGAGAACCGGGTCCGGTTTCGTGAGCCGTTCACGATTGATCTGGACCTGCTGGGCTCGGCCGTCCTTTGTGGTCTCGACGACGTCAAGCTCGGAGAGCAGCCTCACTGCCTTCGATATCGTACCTTGATTTGCCCCGGTGAGACTTGCGAGTTCGCTCATTGAGTACGTTGCGTACGGTTGGTCGATAAGAACCTCAAGAACGTCTTCCATCGCTTGGTATCGGAATACCCGATTCTCCGGAAACGGATATCGCAATTCTATCGAGATCGACTTATTCTTATTGGGCATACAATTCCTATTAAGAAACACTCCAAAACTCTGCTGGTAAATGAGGTGAACCACACCCGTTTATGAGTTTAATACAGCCAAGTTTTCCTGAATATCCATACACATCACCAATTTAATAAATACCTGCCGAGTAGGCATGAGGAGGCCAGACCACATACATGAGTGATGACATAGATCAGATCCCAGACGAGGCTATTGATGAGCTTAACTCAATAGGTGAAAAACTGAGCCCGACTGAATTTCAGCACTTATATCTTGAATCACTGATTGCTGATGCGAGAAGTGCTCAATCAGAGAGTCAGGAAAGAGGCTACAGTTGGCCGTTTGAGTCAGGGCCCGCAAAAGTCTGGAATATTACCTCTCAAATTGGAATTGACCGTGATTTTGTGAGCTGGTGGCTAGTGGCCCAAGCTTTTCATGAAGATGGTTCACCTGTGTATTTAGTACAAGCAAATGAACAGAATAAAAATCTAGTAAAGATTGAGACTTCAGAGCTATCTCAACTATCAAGAGCATTTCAAGCGGCTGAAGAGCACTGGCTTGAAGAGGTTGATTCTGATGAGGATTTCACAGATACTGGACAAGGTAGTCCTCCTCCCCCTCCGTCCGAACTGCCGTCCAGAATAACAGAGAAGCAGTGGGAGTACGTAATTGATGAGGAGGAGGCACAGAATGTCGACCGGACCCTAGCGATAAGAAGGGCAGCAGCCTTGGACAATGGAAAACTTCAGACGTACGTTTTGGAGTACCGGGGTGAGAACAGTTCTGATGAGCTACCCAGCCCGATTGGTACGTTTTGGGGCCATCATAGCAGTCACTTCATGAGGGTAATTGAAGAAGCAGCCGGTATGCTCGAATGAACTAACCCCTGTAAGTTGTGCTCTGTTGAATCTACTGACGACATACTGGTACTGTAGTTGTCATGAGTCAATGATTGTCCAACTTCTGGTGGAGAACCGGACACACAGCAGAAGCTCAGCCATTAGTGAATAAGGATATTAATTGTTGGCGCAGCAGATTCTATATGAGCATCAATTAATCTCTATTCGTCTATCATACCTCTCATTCATCGGGTCGGTTATCCATTGTTGTAACCCATCGCTAGCTCCCCATGTGAATCCGAACTCACCGCGAATGATACGCAAGCACCTTTCTGGAGAGAGTTCAGGAATTGCCAAATTCCAACGAGTTCGGTACCAGCGCTCTAACAGCGAATCCAGTAAGCAGATTAGCGTCAGGACGGCGTGCTCGTGTACAACGTAACTGAACTCTGTCTCAAGCCAAAAATTATGACCAGCATCATTTCGGCATTCACGTACGAATTGGGCTAACGCCTCTTCTTTTGTCGATATAACGCCCTCGTCTCGCGCCTCTTGGATCAGGTATGCGAGATCGCTTGAACTCGACAGACGCTCACTTAGAGTCTTTTCTAGGAACGTTGCCCCGCGGATGAGCGCAGCAAACGGCTCGTCCCGTTCTAAAAAGTGCTGACATTCGCTCAGTTCAACGAATAATAACAATTTCTGCTCTTCATCGTCAGGGTATAGCACTTTGAGGTTCCCAATAAGAGAGTAGAGTGTACCCGTCCGGCCTAAGTTGTTCAGTTGCCACTTGATTGTCTCAACTGCTTCGTCTGATCCTTCAGTCATTACTGTCTCACCGCGTGGGACAGCATAATCGGGATCTACATCAATGTCATCTGGATCAACAGAGTATATATACGCGAGAAGTCTGAGGCCAAGTTGACGGTTCTGCTCGTAAACCTCCTGCTCGATTTGATTTTGGAGCCTATCCTCGTTGAGCGGCGAAGAGTCGGGCGACATATTGGTAATAAGATTAGCTACTGGGTGTTGTAATGCTTACGTGCCGATAAATCATAGAAGTACACCAGAGTCACCTCGTCTGTGTCCGGAAATAGTGGAGACGATACGTAAACTAATAATCTCGCACGGTACAATTTAGTAAATAAGCTCTTGATTGACACATATGATCTGGAACGTAGCAAGTCTCATCACAGCCCTGTTTGGCGGTGTAGTTGCGGTATTCATTGGACAAATATTGAAAACGTACCGCGAAGATATTGACGCCGCAAGGAGACTCAGGTCTCAATTAAAATACCTAAAATCACTCCGAAGTAACGACTCTGAGAGGGAACACTCAAATCACGGAGAAATACAAAAAGCTCGAAACGGCGCAGAAGAAATCTATCGAGAGAATTTTTGGTTGCTAACAGATGATGGTCAGAAAGCTCTCTATAATATATTCTATCAAACAGATGCGATTCTGAAAGAGAGGAGAATGATCCGCTTAATCAGATGGAATGGGTGAAGATAGAAGCGTTGTATAATGAAATAGGAGCGTGTCATAGAAAGCGTCACGTACGAAGCGGCAGGGTGCGGAAAGTGTGTCTAACACCAGCGCAACCCTGCAAAATGTGGCTTCGGCCGACGACTTCTTGAATGCGGCGGCTACCGAAACAGTACCGCTGTTTGAATACCTTGAGTTCCAGTTTCTCATAGAGTACGACGTGTTCGCCCCCTCGAAGCGGGGGCGAACACGAGTCCATCAGCCACCGGATCTCTTTCGCGGCTTTCTCCACTGCTACTACCAGAATGTCTACGGCACACGTCCAGTTACACGACAACTCCGCCACAGCCTCAGTCGATCACATCGGGTTAGGAGTAGCGTCTGCTTGGAAGAGATGTAGCCACGTTTTTCTCCGTTCGATCCCGCCGCTCAACATCCCAAGACGGCTGAGCTACATCCAAACAGGACAGTTTCGAACATCCCACCCGAATACTGTTACGTGCACAAACCGTAGGGAGATGTGTAATGAGCGACCAAGTTGTTGATCTGCTACGGAAAGCGTATTCCGACGAGATAGAGACGGTGATGAACTACCAGACGAACGCGATCGTGCTCGATGGGGTTCGTGCCGAGGAGATCAAAGCGAGCCTCAAACAGGATATCCAAGAAGAACTGGGCCACGCCGAGCAACTCGGGCAGCGACTCAAGCAGCTTGATGCCCGCCCGCCAGCGTCCAGTGAGTTTACGGCTCGACAAGACTCGCTTCAGCCGCCGGAGGATTCGACAGATGTGCTCGCTGTAATCAACGGTGTTCTTGACGCCGAAAACGGTGCAATCGACACCTACAGGGAGTTAGTAGACGCCGCTGAGGCCGCGAATGATCCGGTAACCGAAGACCTTGCTGTGACGCTTCTTTCCGATGAAGAGGCACACAGAACCGAGTTCCGGGGCTTCAAAAAGGAATATTAGACAAGCTGATAGCAGAGAATCGAGTTGATTGAGCTGTATCGACCCTGACCGACTGTTTTTCTTACCGCGAGAAGCCAGCTATCGAGTCACCTTACTGCATGTTTAGCTGTTGAGTTGCTCCATTGCGACGCTGAATAACTGCACTCTCGGCCTTTCTCCGTCTGATTTTCGTGAGACTTGTATGTAATTGGACGCCGTCTGGCGATATGAGGTCGAAGCGATCAACGATACGACAGTATAAGCATCTTGCCAAAGAGCACGTTGACAATCCAGATGAACCCGCTGCGCCGACTGGCGACAGCGACTTCCTAGGCGATCAGTTTCTTCGAATCGTGCAGTGGACGAACTGAACCGGCACCTATCTACTTGATCCCCTCGTCAACCCTGTGTTCTGATCAGTGCGATGTGATCGACTGAGCCTCGTCTGGTACTACTGCGGACTTGACAAACTGCCATTGAGAGACACAATTGACCGCTTTCTCACCGACCTCGAACACGTTGTTGACGATGTTTTCGACAGACTCGTCAAGCAGGCCGCCGTCCGCGGCCTGCTCGACTCCACGTATTCTATCGATTCGACTCACATCGAAGCAATTCAGTACAACGACGCAGCCTCATGGAATTACAATTCAACAGCCGAAGAACACTACTACGGCTTCGGCTGTACAATCGTCTCAACCGGCTCAAAGATCCCGATAGCAGCGGAGTTCACACAAACGAAACAAGCCGATCAGGAGACGGCGATGCGCGTCACACGTGACGCGCTCGCCGTCGATACACCAACGTAGATGCTTGGAGACAGCGCGTACGACATCCTCGACTGGCACGACCACCTGCTGGCCGCAGGAGTCGTGCCAGTTGCTCCGTACAATCCGCGAAACGCTGACGACCCACTAGACATTGAGTACAGGGTCGAAAATCGTATCGAAGAATACAGCGAGGATGTCCAGCTGAAGCAATCAACGCTAGACGAGACGTACACCAACCGAACAGGTGTTGAACGAACTAACGACGCAGTCGAGAGCTGCGGCCTCGGGCACGTCCGCGCCCGAGGCCGCGTCCACGCACGAACAGAAGTGTCAGTACCTCACAAAGCATCCTCGGCTAGCTGTTTCTGCGGCCTGAGTTCTGTGTCGAAGCGGCTGTACTGAGGCTCTTGACGAGAGGATTACGGTGGATCGACGGAGAGCTGTCGCTGTCGGCGGCAGTCAGCCGCCGACGCGACAGCGTCACCACTCACTCTGCTGGCTTGCTCGGTCGGTGGTTAGCGGTGGAATCGGTCGTCAGGTGGCCGATTTGCGGGGACGGCCCGACGCACCGCGAGGGCCGTCCACGCAGCTCGTCGAATCATATTGATGAACTCCTTGTACGGCCACCACCAGAGGCGACGCCCGCCTCGGCGGGGCGTCGCCGCATACTCGTAGTGAAGGTACCGCCAGACGTTCTGTAAGAGGAGACTCACCACGACGTATAGCAGCCGTACCGTTGGATCTCGTGTTGTTGTCGTCGCTATCGCTTGCTCAAACAAGCGATAGCTCGATTCGATACCGAACCGCTTGCTGTAGTGGTATCGAGCGTCTCGTGGTGAGTCGATGAACGGCGCGTCAGCGGCGTAGCCGTGACGCGCCACCCCGTTCTCGTCATACTTCCCGTTCAAGTACGTACAGTCGATGTAGACGGGAAACTCGACGGTCCAGCTGTGACCGTCGAGTTTCCCCGTCAGATCATGCTGAATGACGCGACTCCACCCTTCCGAGAGCTCTTGCTGAATCGTCTCTCCCCACCGGATGATCGGGATCACGTACGCGTAATTGTGCGCCTGAAGCAGCGTGAGACACTTGCTGTCGTAGAATCCGCGATCAAGGTAGACGGCCTTGACCTCGGTGTCAAGGCCGTCGAGGACACCGAAGAACTCAGCGAGGACACTGCTGGCGGTATCGCCGTCTTTGAGACGGCGTACCGCCAGCGTGTAGCGTTTGTTCTTCACACGCGCGTAGAGTGTGGCGTAGGCATGGAACGCAGTGGTTCCACGCTTCGCTACCGAGTGATAGAGGCCGTCTGTGTCGTCTTCGTCACCGTAGTAGGGCCGCAGGTGGAGGTCTGCGCAGACCTCCACCTGCTCGGGGAGTAGTTCATCGATATCCTTCCGGAGGAGCGTGTTAGCGACTCGTTCGAGCCGATCCGGCTCGAACT
This window harbors:
- a CDS encoding bifunctional 2-polyprenyl-6-hydroxyphenol methylase/3-demethylubiquinol 3-O-methyltransferase UbiG; the encoded protein is MTDTDWDERFASSEYPRAPEPSPVLRAYEPSLPDGRALDVAAGTGRNAVFLADRGYDVDALDASADGLDIVRERAAERGIGDRIETVRADVSTYEFPAETYDVIAMSYFHTLDRFSDLVESLAPDGYLFVEGHLRSPDASSGPSGDRYRYAANELLRSGLGLSVRYYDETTTERPDGRRRATARLLAQKSTGGRESYPQRPEAPDRWATDEAGSDERSP
- a CDS encoding CinA family protein; its protein translation is MDQTEPPAERLNALLDDRDETLATAESLTGGLVGSRVTDVPGASAYFDRGFVTYTYDAKRELLGVSRESLDAHGAVSEPVVREMAAGARDRADTDWAVATTGIAGPTGGTDEKPVGLVCFGVAHAAPWGTEESFARTERAVLDGDRDAVKRGAAETALDALVRAIEDVVDATD
- a CDS encoding universal stress protein — translated: MRYALDAHDDAELTVIHVVVGASPMVGEATGLVLSDGDDDGVREVTGPVFERAREIAAEHDTTVETLIAVGRPARSIIDHVEGFDTVVLGTHNGSLADRLLVGNVAKTVFQKSPVPVTVVR
- a CDS encoding site-specific integrase: MPDIRKQIRNLRDRIEESSDIKKEDKEILLAFSDRIDLLKSEYTDHRHNKLLRHCTIMAEKVGGLADAFEDRSAAEDIVRWINRTYDNENTNSDYRTALRVLGKRVYEGDGYPPGIGWIPSGTSNSYNPVPDPSNMLDWKEDVLSMIEETMNTRDAALIAMAFDSGARSGELHDLKVGDVSDHEHGLMIRVDGKTGQRSVSLVPSVPYVQRWMNDHPAPDDPSAPLWSKLSKPEEISYRQFKNCFKAPAERAGVKKPVTPTNFRKSNATYLARQGMSQARIEDRQGRKRGSDATAHYIARFGGEADSEYARIHGLEVDDEEPEPIGPVECPRCHERTPREHSTCVWCNQPLEYGALGSIEEEEREVREAVFSFVKENSDLLDDLEQSRAFSELVEDNPELAEDAREFAEALSEE
- a CDS encoding transcriptional regulator, which codes for MEPSEDVVANIRDSWERENDAFGRVYETILSISELTTHHEISEIAMCAPNTAKKHLKRLNQMGIVECQSSHNSLKFRRNDAYLEWREITQIAEEQSAQDLIERVRELEAEESELQEEFGVEGPDTSSVYMSNSGRPTHELMRAIGTWNSIRRDIRLYEAARQLQQNNGRLISAFVNFPSDGNVSPDSQ
- a CDS encoding nucleotidyltransferase domain-containing protein, with amino-acid sequence MEDVLEVLIDQPYATYSMSELASLTGANQGTISKAVRLLSELDVVETTKDGRAQQVQINRERLTKPDPVLSIPQSEFHKPVQAFLQRAQEELDALVGVVLFGSVARGEADRTSDIDLLVIVDKDRTTARRTVQSVVSDLEDQRFEENRYTYQPLVESTDSVQRIGDQLRPQFNDGLTLVGSDQLSELRTEVYADE
- a CDS encoding ferritin-like domain-containing protein, with protein sequence MSDQVVDLLRKAYSDEIETVMNYQTNAIVLDGVRAEEIKASLKQDIQEELGHAEQLGQRLKQLDARPPASSEFTARQDSLQPPEDSTDVLAVINGVLDAENGAIDTYRELVDAAEAANDPVTEDLAVTLLSDEEAHRTEFRGFKKEY
- a CDS encoding ISH3 family transposase, with the protein product MSKTKQADGEIHEDQLLNFLVNRLDEEVPISLANNAEITAEDIYEVLVGACADGTSVSTLCASSQNAPAANTVLYHLRTKFEPDRLERVANTLLRKDIDELLPEQVEVCADLHLRPYYGDEDDTDGLYHSVAKRGTTAFHAYATLYARVKNKRYTLAVRRLKDGDTASSVLAEFFGVLDGLDTEVKAVYLDRGFYDSKCLTLLQAHNYAYVIPIIRWGETIQQELSEGWSRVIQHDLTGKLDGHSWTVEFPVYIDCTYLNGKYDENGVARHGYAADAPFIDSPRDARYHYSKRFGIESSYRLFEQAIATTTTRDPTVRLLYVVVSLLLQNVWRYLHYEYAATPRRGGRRLWWWPYKEFINMIRRAAWTALAVRRAVPANRPPDDRFHR